ATTCATTTCTGAGATACTTACCTGATTGTCCAGCTTCTGTTGTCGGACACCTGCGTCCTCCATTTCTTGTGTTGGAAAAGAAGAAATAGGCTATCAACATTTTGACAAAGAttccatgtttttattttcataaactcACCAGTCAGAATGCCGGCTCAAATCAGCTATCAGCTATCGAAGCGATGTCTCATTGTCTCCGTCTGTCTCTGCAGCTCCATATGACATCCCCACCTGCATGCGACAGAAGCTAAAGAAGATTACAGCGGATAAAGTTCTTACACTCCACTGAGACGTCATGTAGAACAGATCCTTCATCCTTACTGAAAACCGCACCAGTGTCACAATATTAAGTGTAATACCAaaaacgaatatatatatttctgcaaATTCCTGTCAAATTAAGCATTTAATGCAAGACTAACCACTGTTTATTAAGGCACTTGTCGATTTTGAGATTTTGCTTCCTTAacttgtctatttttttttgacTTGTGGGAAGAAAACATCCTAAATACACTATTGTGTCTGtaaatttcaattacaatacataggctatttttaaaagatgtttaaaaGATGTTtcctttaaattagttttttttttcatgcactgaCTTGTGCAGcactttacagttttattcttatttatattCTTAAAATTTGTTAACGTATCACTTGCCTTACTTATGTAACGTTTCAcacttaaaaatgtgttttatttatttaattgtttaaattaatggaGTAATATAAAGACTTATCCAAAGTTCCCCCTTAAAGAAACTTTTAACTCTAACGCAGTAATAAAACAAGGATTTTGAACCTTTATGAGCTTTTCAGGCCAGTTGCAAAATAGTCTTACAAGTtagtgatcttttttttttttttttttttttttttgactggttATAGCTTTACGTCAGTTACATAGAAAGTCCAAAGAATATGATCGATTAGcccttggctaactgctagttgaccaGTCTAGGGTCATCACAGAGGTTAAATTTATGCAACTTCCTCCAGATttcaggaaatatattttaataaatgttaatacaaAACAACTAACGTTCGTTGAAACGGAAAATTATGTTATCTATTAGTTctgtgtctcaaaacctagtgCCCCCATTGCTAGTTTTAGCATCATAAGCATAACTCATAAGCAGACTAACCACCCGTGCCCTAGATGGCAGTATCTCCCCTCAGCTTGTTTATATATTCACAGCTGAAGAAAAACGAAACTGATCACGTTACTCAACTCGCATAATCTCAACGATGTTTTGacgtgttttttttaatacttctAATCTGTTTTATCTGTTTGTGTAATACAGTTTAAGTGACATttaagaaaaatcacaatttattaCGGACGGATGGGATGAAGGTACGAATTCTACTTTATTTTTGACATTCGTAGCTATGAGCACATTAACTTGCgctaacgttaacgttacctgAAGTTCAACCTGGAAATAAAGCACTATTACAGTAAGTATCATACCAATGTATGTATCTTTTAGTTATTTTCTTGAGCTAAAAAGTGTGTGACAGAGAGCAGACAAGTTAACGAATTAAAGGCCACTAACTATACACTAATGCCAGAGTATTCCTCTTAACAGGATTGCTAAGTATGTCAGGTTTCAATTCATTTCCTCTGTAATCACGGGTAAATGACATTATTAACCACAGAACTAAcaaataatcatgattaatctATACGGGAAGGCTGCAGACAGGACCTGGTTTGTAGCAGACAGATCTACGGCCCCTGAGGAGGATATACAGCGAAATGATTAAACCGACGCTCGAAACTTCATTAATAACCGTCCCGTCCATAGACATTGACTAATTGagacttttgttgtttttgcatgtgaatttaaatataaacattacattaagATATCAGATGATCTGCACTAACGAATTCAAATATCTATATGTATTCACTTTTGGTCTACATACATAGCCTACAGGAGACAACtgaatttgtgtttttgaaaaaataataatacacaaatttGGATCAAATGGACAATGTAATGATACGTAATCTACTGTAGCCTTATTAGATTCACTGTAGGTTTTCATATGTACAGGTGATGGAATGATATATATGttgttgtgaatttatatataaagtCACATTCAGATATTTAGCCCATCAGACAAACAGTGTAATCATTTGGACCATCAGTTAAatactgaatatttatttatgctttaatatacactactggttgTCATACAGCTACAGAATAGTGTCCTACAAAGCATTTGATAAAGACATACAATTCACCCTTTTCTAAAATTCAAAGGGCCATTTAACCATCTGAGAAGAAAAAGACAAACTTTTTTGTGtacaaaaatttattaaaaacatgaacTAGGATGAATGTCTTTTATTTGTTGTTCAGTCCGCCGGTCAAAATGCTCCCActcactggttaaaaaaaaaaaaaaaaggttggatAGTTTGACATGTTTTCCTTTATAGTATCCTTACAGTAACTTATGTAAATGACAGGTCCTCAGAGAAATTTCTCCTCAGCCTTTAGGATGCACCGATTCTACACAAAAGCCAGGGCACAGATAATGGACAACCAGAGAAAGAATTGAGATTGATCACACACCCCAAGTTGCCAAGTACCATTTCACATATTTAGCTTTATACAACAAAATGAAAAGTGTCTCTTCTACAATAAccagaaagggaaaaaaaaaacattatttttagagCAATGGTTTCACCttatggataaactatttgacattaaaaacaatgtgaatcTGATATTCCTTTGGCCACTGCCTTGCATTTcaacagaaagaaaacatttgaatTTGCTGACCCCCCAACACGACAACTCTGGTCACTGACAATAAATAGGCAGgttcataattaaaatgttttaatttcatttaaactgTATGAACATAGGATATCAAGAATAGAAATGTGAGTATTGCCATGTGGGAGTTTTACTGAGGTGATTATGTAAGCAATGACGAGGCATGATCATTCGTGTGGCTTCTGTTCTGATGGCTCATATACAGCCTCCCCCTGCTGGACGCATCAGGAACAGCAGGGGGGTAAAACTGCTCCAGGTCTGCAGTCTCCCCCTCCTCTGATTAATGGACGTttaggggaggaggaggaggggcaGGTTATTCCTCACAGGGGTTTAAAGAGCAAGTCTGGAGATATTTGTCCCCTAGACACTTAAATCAATAATTAGTGATGTTTTGGAGAGGAGACCGTACGAGGTCTGAGGAATCTGTTGATTTCTCCCTTTATGGATTTGTGAAAACATTTGCTTTCCTTAAGTTATGGCAAAACTAAACAAAGACAGAAAAGACAAAAtcatgtaagtaaaaaaaaaaaaaacatgtatcagAACATGCATGATAAGGGATGTTTAGATCGTGGTTGATGACTCATGCTGCAGTGACTGTTTTTCCACAGATGCCCATTGTGTCGTGTTACCTCTGGTAGGATGATCAGAAGTCAAGAGCAAGATGTAAGTTCTCTTTCTTATTCTTTCCAGTTTGTCTGTGTGATATGCAATGGCAGATCTAAATATTGCACGTAAGCAATGAGTTATTATGGGTTTAAGTCATTCAGATATTGAGACAGCAGATTACAAAACAGCTGATTTGACACTAAAGGTTTTGCTGTTGACAACAAGGGACCGCATGATTGTCCTTTGGAAGGTATAAAATATCATAAACGTTTTGGtcttgaaaatgtttctttaacttttttaaaaggaGTTCATTGCTGTGAGAGTTCAGGATCCTCGCGTGCAAAACGAAGGGTCGTGGAACTCATATGTGGACTTCAAAATTTTCCTTCATGTGAgtattttttttagtattatcAGATTATAGTCTAATAATGTGACCCTTTCCAACTACCAAAGTTTTTTAAATACTTGTTTAGACATGAAAACTCATTAAAATGTTAAGattaatttataatgaataagttataatttatataattctaCAGTTTTGGCGTTGATTAATGCTACAATGAGGTTTTTTTAGTTCATTGCATTTCAGTGACCataatttatgatatttataatGATATTTAGAGGGCAGAACTGGCTGTGTCTGATATATTGTACATTAAGCATTTTAGTGCACAGCaaataaaatgcacacaaaacTGCTTCTACTGAAACTGGTATTTTGAAGATAAATGAACCTTCTGTAGATAAGCACACACCATCTTGATAGCCAAATACTGGCCGATATATCAGTCTTTCACTATATGCATGTTTATACTTCTGTTGATCAACACTTGTTTTTAAATGCCCTTGTGTTATCTTATCTGGCTACTTGGTTTTTTCACCAGACAAACAGCAAAGCATTCACTGCCAAAACATCCTGTGTGAGGCGGCGATTCAGCGAGTTTGTGTGGTTGAAGAAAAAACTGCAAAAGTATGCTGGTCTAGTGTAAGTTCCTTTGCACAAACACATGACTGTATAGCTGCATACATGTCTCAGCCAGTcaaaattgtgtttgtgtgtgtgtatgtatatatatatatatatatatatatatatatatatatatatatatatatatatatatatatatatatatatatatatatatatatatatatatatattctgtttacattttattcataggCGGAGCATGTGTAAGGCTGGGGAAGGCTtaaaaaaatgcccctgcacaaacaaatataatcTATTACGTCTGTTGCTAGCAAAGGGAATGTGAATAGACATTAGACAGTGTCGAATGCGGCATTAAATTAAGATCTTTTCATGTTGcgccatattttattttaggcgTTTTACAGTGTTGCacattttaaccaatcacacacaattctgttgagtTTGGGAATGCAATGGCAAAGCAGAAACGTTCAGATGAGTCCCCGCTGAAACTCATCAGTTTTGTTGCGCACGTGTGCGTTCACTGACTGAATTCCGGACTATTGCGATTtccctcatcataaacaacaaagagcAGATGTATGTACAAAGTAAGAGATTAATTTCACCCTTTATACAGCTTTAGTGATTATAACGatagtttagtttatttgagaAAATCTGCTGAAACAATAACTATAAGAATAAtttaaatcttgaatcttgagagGGCTTAAACTCACAATAGATCAATGTTAGTGATAATGTTATtctctaaatataatttattcgctGTTTGAATAATCGTGGAaaggaaaaattatataattacatttctgGCGTTACTATTAAATTGCAATCTCGTTAAATACGAATTATGTcccattaaaaaaagtatttacccTACATGACACCCATGTCTGGTTCTTGCCAAAAAAGAcgtgtttatgatgtttaatactGAGAACTACTGCTCCAGAAGAATTTAATTAAGctcaagctttttttttcatgtggtaggaaaaaaagtttgcacactatatcctaagccactttgaaactctcctgttattattttttatttttatataggctacgttatgaacataacatttcaaacatactaaaatactttagccacggagcgaaggcggagcggtgtttctggtatcactgaGCGCGGAGTGGAGCGGGAGCAGGAAATTGTGAACccggagcggagtgattattaaatgctctgagcgcgAAGGGGAAATTGTTGCCACTCCACTCACATACTTGGCCAGGGAGGGACCAGCAATCAGTCTGTAGTGACacagaaatcttcattatttcaatataaaaatgtttgattATAATGTAGGCTACTAGACTGTTTTAGTGCCTAAAACACAACTAAATACAATGAATTTCTACTTAACTGTAATTGACATATTTGTAAATTAGATCAAGTAATACTTTGTGAAtgacaatttttgtattattcctcacctccaggtattttaataaaggggCTCACTATAGCATTATTGTTTATTCAGCTTCTAGAAACTCCAAAATGCTTGCTCTCCAACATTGCATACTCCTGGATGAGGCATGCATAGTGATAAAAATTTGAAAAAGGCCAAAATAAATCGTCATGAATGCCAGAATATAAAaggagttattttattttaacaatatctCATCAGACCGCAGTTCACagttgttctactgaagctcattTGGCTGCTTTATCTTTTCCACGCTCGTTTGACTCGCGCATGATGCTGAGGTGAAGTGCGCATCTGAAAAGTATCTCGTTTGATGTGGTCATAGACTAAAGAGATACGGCGGTTCTGCGtctaaataccgtattttccggactataagtctgactttttttcatagtttggctggtcctgcgacttatagtcaggtgcgacttatcaaaattaatttgacatgaacctagtgccctctcgtggctggagacggtaatgtttcctctcggttcttggttctaaataaatgcgacttatagtccagtgtgacctCATgacatttttggactgatgcgacttatattccgaaaaatacggtaaatgcatttcttgtcaagaaaaaaaatggacaaaaactgCAGTTTTGAGTGGGGGGGGACCAAAAGAGTGGCCACGCTTTCGTTAGTGGTGGCCACCCTGTTAATACATTTGcctgcttttagccttaccctaTGGTTGGTTCACCCTCCGCCTATGAttttggtaaatggtaaatggattgcatttatatagcgctttcaacagaccacatggccatccaaagcgctttacaagttgcctcacattcacccattcactcactcattcaaacaccgacggcggtgtcagccatgcaaggcgccatccagctcgtcgggagcagctggggttaggtgtcttgctcaaggacacctcgacacttggtcaggtggagccggggatcgaaccaccaacctttcggtttgtagacaacctacatgaaccactgagccactgccgcccattttatttaaatttactacAAGCAATATTAACAATTTGCTATGTAGTAGGAAGTTTATCTGCattgtgttttcctttttttaaatccataatGCATCACTGTATTTCCCACAGACCTGTTCCTGATCTGCCGAAAAAGACTTTCTTCTCGTTTATTAATGATGAATTAATTGAAAGGAGGAGAAAAGGTCTTCAGAGCTTCTTGGATAAGTCAGTTCCAGCTCTTTCTTTAAAATCTTATAGTACTTGCTTcttacaaacatttaaaaaatggcatAGTTAAAAATAGCACGTAAAATAGTACAGAAACGTTAATTTTAACTCGCAGTATTTTGTCTTTCTATACAGAGTGCTGCACATGACGGTATGCCTGTCAGATAGCCAGCTCCATCTTTTCCTGCAGACTCAGCTTCCTGTCAAGCACATTGAGGATTGTGTGCAGGGTCACACCCCTTACACTGTTACTGAAGCCATTCTGACTTATGCTTCCTCTAACCGTGGCTGGGTGCAGGAGGAAGGGGATGTGGACGAGACCCAAAAATTATGGCCCACCACTCTTCCATATGAATCTGTAGAGaggtatatataaaaaactaaaataaaaaacagttgcaAATacataaagctctttctgatatAATATTAAGATTAAACATCTCTTTACAGCCCTGCTCCTCACCTTCCTTCATTACAAAGTCCAGGAGCCACTTCCAGTGGGCCTCTAAATGAACTTACAGATGTTTCAGACTTTGAGTGGAGACTGAGTGATGCAGAACAGTCTTCACTTGACCTGAAGCACGGAATCGGCCATGAGCAGCTGCCTCAAGAGGGAGAGAGTTACATTAAACTAGTAGTTGAAGTCCACCCAAACCTTGTTGTTTCTGTAGAAACTGAGGAAGAGGACGGAAACATTTACTCAAAAGAAACGCAAAGGCTTGATGAAGATGCCAAGGATCTACAAAGTTATGATTGTGAATATCTAGCTCCACAAATTGCCGGACTCATTGAAGATGAGCTTCAGCAAGGAGATGCCCACAATGAAGAAGATCTTGATCAAGAAACGTCTGTTGCCGAAGACGCAGTTGAAGTCACCTCAGTAGACGAAGTCATCGAGAAAAAGATTGATGATATCAATGAAGCGAAGAAGGGAAGTCAAGATGTTGGACTTGAACTGGATAGCACTGTGAGACGAACCCCTGACAAGGTCCTTCATGAAGAAGATTCAGGAGAAAGGATCCATAAAAATGAAGTTACTATTGATCTCAGTGCTGATGTTGAGAAGGTACTTGAAACCGCAGAAGATGTTGCGCTCCATTATGCTTGCGAGGAGAGCACATCAAATACTGATGATCAAGATAAAGCTGAGATAACAGAGGAGCATGTGGTCCAAGAGAATGGAGTCAGTGACGACAATGCTGTTGCTCAGGAAGTGGCCATAAATGAGAATGAGGTGCATGTTGGCGAAGTGAACAAGCTCAATGCAAAATGTCTTCAACCTGGCAGTGCCCTTTTGATACTTGAGGGATCTAAGGAAGCGGTGAGCATGCAAACGCCCCCCGTGACTGTCAGTAACCTCAATGCCAATACTGCTGATGTCAACACACTTGTTTTACAAGCCATAGAGATGGATTCAAAGCAATGTCACGAGATGGACATTCCTCCTATCATCACTACACACCAAACAGAGACTAATTCCCATGGGAATTAGTACAGTCATAGATTGGACAGGGTTACATAGATGGACTCCCTTCAGCTCATTCCCAGTCAACATCCAAGATGTCTTTCTACTGTGTGAATGAGTGCATGTAACTGTTCTCAGCATTGATCCACTGTTAACTTTTTCAGTTACAGACTAGATACACTGAGTGATTAGACCGAGCTGTAGTTTTTCCCCTACAAACAATGTGAACAAACACAAGATAATGCACTGACTAATGTGCCATTCAGGATTGTGAGCAAATTGCACATGCATCGAACCGTTATAAATCCATTGTAGCAGGCGAGAAAAAGCAGTGTAC
Above is a window of Carassius gibelio isolate Cgi1373 ecotype wild population from Czech Republic chromosome B12, carGib1.2-hapl.c, whole genome shotgun sequence DNA encoding:
- the LOC127969149 gene encoding uncharacterized protein LOC127969149 isoform X1, with the protein product MAKLNKDRKDKIICPLCRVTSGRMIRSQEQDEFIAVRVQDPRVQNEGSWNSYVDFKIFLHTNSKAFTAKTSCVRRRFSEFVWLKKKLQKYAGLVPVPDLPKKTFFSFINDELIERRRKGLQSFLDKVLHMTVCLSDSQLHLFLQTQLPVKHIEDCVQGHTPYTVTEAILTYASSNRGWVQEEGDVDETQKLWPTTLPYESVESPAPHLPSLQSPGATSSGPLNELTDVSDFEWRLSDAEQSSLDLKHGIGHEQLPQEGESYIKLVVEVHPNLVVSVETEEEDGNIYSKETQRLDEDAKDLQSYDCEYLAPQIAGLIEDELQQGDAHNEEDLDQETSVAEDAVEVTSVDEVIEKKIDDINEAKKGSQDVGLELDSTVRRTPDKVLHEEDSGERIHKNEVTIDLSADVEKVLETAEDVALHYACEESTSNTDDQDKAEITEEHVVQENGVSDDNAVAQEVAINENEVHVGEVNKLNAKCLQPGSALLILEGSKEAVSMQTPPVTVSNLNANTADVNTLVLQAIEMDSKQCHEMDIPPIITTHQTETNSHGN
- the LOC127969149 gene encoding uncharacterized protein LOC127969149 isoform X2: MVNGLHLYSAFNRPHGHPKRFTSCLTFTHSLTHSNTDGGVSHARRHPARREQLGLGVLLKDTSTLGQVEPGIEPPTFRPVPDLPKKTFFSFINDELIERRRKGLQSFLDKVLHMTVCLSDSQLHLFLQTQLPVKHIEDCVQGHTPYTVTEAILTYASSNRGWVQEEGDVDETQKLWPTTLPYESVESPAPHLPSLQSPGATSSGPLNELTDVSDFEWRLSDAEQSSLDLKHGIGHEQLPQEGESYIKLVVEVHPNLVVSVETEEEDGNIYSKETQRLDEDAKDLQSYDCEYLAPQIAGLIEDELQQGDAHNEEDLDQETSVAEDAVEVTSVDEVIEKKIDDINEAKKGSQDVGLELDSTVRRTPDKVLHEEDSGERIHKNEVTIDLSADVEKVLETAEDVALHYACEESTSNTDDQDKAEITEEHVVQENGVSDDNAVAQEVAINENEVHVGEVNKLNAKCLQPGSALLILEGSKEAVSMQTPPVTVSNLNANTADVNTLVLQAIEMDSKQCHEMDIPPIITTHQTETNSHGN
- the LOC127969149 gene encoding uncharacterized protein LOC127969149 isoform X3, which translates into the protein MIRSQEQDEFIAVRVQDPRVQNEGSWNSYVDFKIFLHTNSKAFTAKTSCVRRRFSEFVWLKKKLQKYAGLVPVPDLPKKTFFSFINDELIERRRKGLQSFLDKVLHMTVCLSDSQLHLFLQTQLPVKHIEDCVQGHTPYTVTEAILTYASSNRGWVQEEGDVDETQKLWPTTLPYESVESPAPHLPSLQSPGATSSGPLNELTDVSDFEWRLSDAEQSSLDLKHGIGHEQLPQEGESYIKLVVEVHPNLVVSVETEEEDGNIYSKETQRLDEDAKDLQSYDCEYLAPQIAGLIEDELQQGDAHNEEDLDQETSVAEDAVEVTSVDEVIEKKIDDINEAKKGSQDVGLELDSTVRRTPDKVLHEEDSGERIHKNEVTIDLSADVEKVLETAEDVALHYACEESTSNTDDQDKAEITEEHVVQENGVSDDNAVAQEVAINENEVHVGEVNKLNAKCLQPGSALLILEGSKEAVSMQTPPVTVSNLNANTADVNTLVLQAIEMDSKQCHEMDIPPIITTHQTETNSHGN